From one Triticum aestivum cultivar Chinese Spring chromosome 4B, IWGSC CS RefSeq v2.1, whole genome shotgun sequence genomic stretch:
- the LOC123093414 gene encoding protein STRUBBELIG-RECEPTOR FAMILY 6 codes for MGTRRRGGGMPGAAPLLLLACCCFCVWPHNQILVAATTDATDLTALNTLFTSLNSPGQLKGWQVNGGDPCGESWQGITCSGSSVTAIKLPSLGLSGNLGYNMNTMSSLVEIDMSQNSLGGGQAIQYNLPTAKLERLNLAGNQFGGQIPYSIFSMNNLKYLNLNHNQLQGKMTDVFSNLGSLTTVDLSFNSLTGDLPEGLSSLSSVKTLYLQNNQLTGSINVLADLPLSDLNVANNRFTGWIPSQLKKINSLQTDGNSWTSGPAPPPPPFTAPPSNRRKSPAKKDSGSSSSDGKSGISGGAVAGIVISLLVVGAIIAFFVIKRKRKSKREEHFEQHQPFTSFPSNEVKDMKPYEESTTIDVDSLASPASVGLKPPAKIERNKSFDDDDDFSSKPVARKNNTKPIKAVVYSVADLQIATDSFSMDNLVGEGTFGRVYRSQFNDGKVLAVKKLDCTVIPFQSSEDFVELVSNISILHHPNLNELVGYCMEHGQHLLVYDFHRNGSLHDLLHLSDEYSKPLSWNSRIKIALGSARALEYLHEVCSPSVVHKNFKSSNILLDSEYNPHVSDAGLASFIPDAEFQTAEQSAGCTAPEVDMTGQYTMKSDVYSFGVVMLELLTGRKPFDSSKPRSEQSLVRWASPQLHDIDALDRMVDPALKGLYPAKSLSRFADVLALCVQAEPEFRPPMSEVVQALVRLVQRANMTKKMLDGDASRRGDDQDQDFI; via the exons ATGgggacgaggaggaggggcggcggaaTGCCGGGCGCGGCGCCGCTGCTGCTCCTGGCCTGCTGCTGCTTCTGCGTCTGGCCGCACAACCAAATCTTGGTCGCCGCCACCACCGACGCCACTGACC TTACTGCCCTCAACACGCTCTTCACTAGCTTGAATTCTCCGGGGCAGCTCAAAGGCTGGCAAGTGAATGGCGGTGACCCCTGCGGCGAATCATGGCAGGGCATCACTTGCTCAGGATCGTCGGTTACAGCAAT caaactgccaagcttggggctGTCTGGGAATTTGGGCTACAATATGAATACCATGAGTTCGTTGGTCGAGAT TGATATGAGCCAAAACAGCCTTGGTGGTGGACAAGCGATACAGTACAATCTCCCCACAGCTAAGCTTGAAAGGCT CAATCTCGCAGGAAACCAGTTTGGTGGACAGATACCTTACTCGATCTTCTCGATGAATAATCTTAAGTATTT AAATCTTAACCATAACCAGTTACAAGGAAAAATGACCGACGTATTTTCCAACCTTGGTAGCTTGACAACAGT GGATCTCTCCTTTAATTCTCTTACTGGTGACCTACCAGAAGGTTTAAGTTCACTGTCAAGTGTTAAGACTCT ATATTTGCAGAACAATCAGTTGACCGGTTCTATCAATGTCCTAGCTGATCTTCCCCTTTCTGATCT GAATGTTGCAAATAATCGCTTCACTGGTTGGATTCCTAGTCAGCTTAAGAAGATAAATAGTCTACA gactgatggtaattctTGGACTTCGGGAccagctccaccgccaccgccattTACAGCTCCACCTTCAAACCGTCGGAAGAGCCCAGCTAAAAAAGACAGTGGTTCATCATCTTCTGATGGAAAGTCTGGAATAAGTGGCGGAGCTGTAGCGGGCATTGTCATATCTTTGCTGGTCGTTGGAGCAATTATTGCATTTTTTGTGATAAAAAGGAAGCGCAAATCTAAAAGGGAAGAGCACTTTGAACAGCACCAGCCATTCACTTCATTCCCTTCAAACGAAGTTAAAG ACATGAAGCCTTATGAAGAGTCAACCACAATAGATGTGGACTCGTTGGCTTCCCCTGCTTCAGTTGGTCTGAAGCCACCTGCCAAGATTGAACGCAACAAGTcattcgatgatgatgatgacttctcAAGCAAACCTGTCGCAAGGAAAAACAATACAAAACCTATAAAGGCAGTTGTTTATTCAGTTGCAGATCTACAAATAGCAACAGATAGCTTCAGCATGGACAACCTTGTTGGAGAGGGTACTTTTGGACGTGTCTACAGGTCACAGTTCAACGATGGAAAG GTTTTGGCCGTGAAGAAACTAGATTGTACTGTAATACCATTCCAATCATCTGAAGACTTTGTTGAACTGGTCTCAAACATTTCGATTCTGCACCATCCGAATCTCAATGAGCTTGTGGGCTATTGCATGGAACATGGACAACACTTGCTTGTGTACGATTTCCACAGGAACGGATCACTTCATGATCTACTTCATCTTTCAGATGAATACAGCAAGCCACTTAGCTGGAACTCCCGCATTAAGATCGCACTAGGCTCTGCCCGAGCACTGGA GTATCTTCATGAAGTATGTTCTCCGTCTGTCGTCCATAAGAATTTCAAGTCATCCAACATTCTGCTCGACTCAGAATACAACCCACACGTTTCAGATGCTGGACTTGCAAGCTTTATTCCTGATGCTGAGTTCCAG ACTGCGGAACAGAGTGCCGGGTGCACTGCCCCAGAGGTGGACATGACTGGCCAGTACACTATGAAGAGCGATGTCTACAGCTTTGGGGTTGTCATGCTAGAGCTTTTGACGGGACGCAAACCATTTGACAG CTCCAAGCCTAGGTCAGAGCAGTCACTCGTGCGGTGGGCGTCTCCCCAGCTCCACGACATCGATGCCCTGGACAGGATGGTGGATCCTGCGCTCAAGGGTCTGTACCCTGCCAAGTCCCTGTCCCGATTCGCCGACGTGCTCGCCTTGTGTGTCCAG GCTGAGCCGGAATTCAGGCCACCAATGTCTGAGGTGGTGCAGGCGCTTGTCCGGCTGGTGCAGAGGGCCAACATGACGAAGAAGATGCTCGACGGCGACGCTTCCCGGCGAGGCGATGACCAGGACCAGGATTTCATATGA